The Acidimicrobiales bacterium genomic sequence GAGGTGCAGGGCCTGACTGTCCAAGGTGACCGTGAAGAAATCTCCGTGCGCCAAGTCGATCTTCTGGTGCGATCCGGTGAGATTCTGGGAGTCGCCGGTGTATCGGGCAACGGACAGCGCGAACTCGCGGAGGCGATAGCAGGCCTGCGCAGTGTTGAAGCCGGTGGCGTCGTCCGCTTAGACGGAATCGACGTCACAGACAGGGACGTCCGTGCTCGACGGGACCAAGGCCTTGGCTACATCTCCGAGGAACGCATGAAGGACGGTGCAATAGCCGAGTTCACCGTCGGAGAAAATCTGTTACTCGTAGAACACGGATCCAAGAAGTTCACGCGACGAGGCATGCTCGCCTTCGGTGCGATCAACAAGCACTGTGAGAAGTTGGTCGAAGACTTTGGCGTTAAGACGCCAAGCGTCGAAACTCCGACATCCAGTCTCTCGGGCGGAAATATCCAGAAGGTGATTCTGGCTCGTGAACTTTCTGCGAAGCCGAAGGTCTTGCTGGCATGCCAACCGACCCGTGGGGTCGACATCGGTGCAACCGAGTACATCCACAACCTTTTGATCGAACAACGAGACCTAGGAACAGCAACGCTCCTGATTTCCGAGGACCTCGATGAGGTTCTGGGTCTAGCTGATCGAATCGCAGTGATGTACGAGGGCAGGATCGTGGGAATCGTGCCAGTTGAGGAAGCCCGTCGGAATCAAATAGGACTCATGATGGCTGGAGTTCCAGAGCAAGAGGCTCGGAACAGCCCTTGAGGAGACTGTGGTCAAAGTTGGCTCACATCTCCGTGTGGGAGAAACGGCCAGCAGGGTGACCCCCGCGCACCCCCCGATAGACGGAGCCGTGGAGGGCTCCCCATGATGACGGATCCGCTCGTCGACCGGGCCCTGGCCGAAGCCCGACCGGTGGTGTTCTGGCTAGACCAACCGGAACATCCCGAACCGGCGCCGCCTCTGTCCGCCGATCTCGAGACTGACCTCGTAGTTGTAGGTGGGGGCTTCACCGGGCTCTGGACGGCGGTGACGGCGGCTGAAGCCGACCCCGGCCGTTCGATCGTGGTGCTCGAGGCCGACACAGTCGCATTCGGCGCGTCAGGGCGCAACGGCGGCTTCTGTGATGCCTCACTCACCCATGGCCTCGAGAACGGAATCGGCCACTGGCCCGACGAGATTGACACACTCATCCGCCTCGGCAACGAGAACCTGCACGGCCTGCTAGATGTCGTGGCCCGCCACAGCATCGACTGCTCACCAGAACCGGCTGGTGCCCTGGACGTGGCTGTCGCCCCCTGGCAGACCGAGTCCCTGGCAAAGAGCGCCGTTGTCCATCAAGCACACGGCCGGCACGTGACCCTGCTGGACGCGGCAGCTACACGAGCCGAAGTCGACTCGCCGACTTACCTGGGCGGGCTCTGGCACCACGACGGCGTGGTGATGTTGGATCCAGCGAGGCTGGCCTGGGGGCTACTACGGGTCGCCAAAGCCCTAGGGGTCAGATTTTTCGAAAACACGCCAGCGCGGTCGATCGAAGCGGTCCAAGGGGCCGAAAGCACGACCGTCAGGATCCGGACCGACGGAGGATCGGTAGGCGCCAGAAATGCCGTCGTGGCAACCAACGCCTTCCGGCCCCAGGTTCGACGCATCCGGCGCTTCGTCGTACCGGTGTACGACCACGTCCTGGTGACCGAACCTCTTACTGGCAACCGACTGGCCACCATCGGCTGGTCCAACCGCCAAGGCCTCTCGGACGCGGGCAACCAGTTCCACTACTACCGACTCACACCTGACGACCGGATCCTGTGGGGCGGTTGGGACGCCCTCTACCACTTCGGCAACCGGGTCGACCCAACCGTCGAGCACAGCCCGAGCACCTCCCGGCTGCTTGCCACCCACTTCTTCGAGACGTTCCCCCAACTCGAGGGGGTGGCCTTCACACACCGGTGGAGCGGTCCCATCGGCACCACCAGCCGGTTTACCTGTGCCTGGGGAACCTCGCATCGCGGGAGGGTGGCCTGGTCGGCCGGCTACACCGGCCTCGGCGTGGGGGCCAGCCGATTCGGCGCCCGGGTTGCACTGGACCTGGTCGACGGCCAGGAAACCGAGCGGACCGGTCTCGAGATGGTACGGATGTCGCCGTTCCCGTTCCCTCCCGAACCTCTGCGCTGGCCGGCCATCCAACTCACCCGCCGGGCCATACAGCGATCCGACCGGCGGGGCGGGCGCCGTGGCCCCTGGCTGACCATGCTGGATAGGTTCGGAATCGGCTTCGACAGTTAACCGGGCCTAGGTTTCTTACCGTGGATCCGATACAGGACGGCCAAACTGCAGACAGCCAAGAGGATCCCCGATACCGCCTGGTGTCGTTCTGGCACGACTCCTACCCAGGTTCGTTCGCTCCCCGCCCGGCACTGCCCGGCGACCGAGAGGCCGACG encodes the following:
- a CDS encoding FAD-binding oxidoreductase, translating into MTDPLVDRALAEARPVVFWLDQPEHPEPAPPLSADLETDLVVVGGGFTGLWTAVTAAEADPGRSIVVLEADTVAFGASGRNGGFCDASLTHGLENGIGHWPDEIDTLIRLGNENLHGLLDVVARHSIDCSPEPAGALDVAVAPWQTESLAKSAVVHQAHGRHVTLLDAAATRAEVDSPTYLGGLWHHDGVVMLDPARLAWGLLRVAKALGVRFFENTPARSIEAVQGAESTTVRIRTDGGSVGARNAVVATNAFRPQVRRIRRFVVPVYDHVLVTEPLTGNRLATIGWSNRQGLSDAGNQFHYYRLTPDDRILWGGWDALYHFGNRVDPTVEHSPSTSRLLATHFFETFPQLEGVAFTHRWSGPIGTTSRFTCAWGTSHRGRVAWSAGYTGLGVGASRFGARVALDLVDGQETERTGLEMVRMSPFPFPPEPLRWPAIQLTRRAIQRSDRRGGRRGPWLTMLDRFGIGFDS
- a CDS encoding ABC transporter ATP-binding protein, which translates into the protein MNGITKAFPGVVANDSIDFDVRYGEVHTLLGENGAGKSTLVKILFGLYQSDEGSIRLRNDPMEITAPAEAISARIGMIHQHFMLVPTLTVAENVALGTASTRRPFTDLDLVSERVAEISRQHGLAVDPSVEVRRLAVGERQRVEIVKALYRDVELLVLDEPTAVLTPGEVDDLFVILRRMADSGHGLIFISHKLREVMSLSDRITVLRNGRVVQTITPAETSTEELAQMMVGRSVNLAPDKPKREPGGVRLEVQGLTVQGDREEISVRQVDLLVRSGEILGVAGVSGNGQRELAEAIAGLRSVEAGGVVRLDGIDVTDRDVRARRDQGLGYISEERMKDGAIAEFTVGENLLLVEHGSKKFTRRGMLAFGAINKHCEKLVEDFGVKTPSVETPTSSLSGGNIQKVILARELSAKPKVLLACQPTRGVDIGATEYIHNLLIEQRDLGTATLLISEDLDEVLGLADRIAVMYEGRIVGIVPVEEARRNQIGLMMAGVPEQEARNSP